TCCCTATTCCGGGACGCCATTGGCGCCGCTGGTGCCCGTGCTCTCTAGACCAGGGCTCGCCCGgcctccaggtcacagcaggacACGGTCGCCTCCCAACCCTCCCTAGCTGGCTTTACTTATAACGGCTATACGTGTATTGTACTGGCAGGCTCAAACCATGGGGTATAGGTCTGCAAAGCGCCCGCAGAATTTTCACCTGCCCTTGATGGTAGGGTCCATGTGTTTTAGTATGACGCGGTTTAAGAAAGACCCAGTTTGGAGCTATCTAAGGTGGCACTCCTATGTTCTGTCGAGACGTTTGCGTGTCCCGGGATTACCCTCCTGCAgaggcgtaataataataataattggtttttggggaaaggaaatggcgcagtatccgtctcatatatcgttggacacctgacccacgccgtaagggaagggttaaaggagggagtgaaacaagaaagaaatcAAGAAGTACCGTAGTGGAgagttctggaataatttcgaccacctggtgatctttaacgtgcactgacatcgcacagcacacgggcgccttagcgttttgccttcatcgaaacgcagccgcctgcAGAGAGGCGCAGGCGGTTTGTAATATCCGCGTAAGAGATTAGAAGGATTGGTATGATTGCTGCGGCGGATCCTGGGGATCGAGTGGAGCCCGGGGGAAGGAACGCTCGGACAGCCgcgtgagcggcctcgttccccTTAACCCCCTGCTGACCTAACACCCAAACTATATTTTATAGTATACTGGGGGCTAGTGGCGCTATCCAATCCCGCACATAATTCGGCAGGCCTGTTGCCagtccgcaataatttcgaccacctggagatctttaccgtgcattgacattgcacagcacacacgcaCGCGAGAACTCCGGCTCACTAGCATAGCGCTCTAGCCACTGATCCCGCGCGGCGGGTGTGTGCGTGTGCTATAAGCAGACGAAACACTAGATGCCTCTACATGACGCACAACACTCATGAGACATGCGATATTGAGTGAGCCGAAAGCAATACACTCATGAGACATGCAATAGTgcgtggcccgaaagacgcgcgttcgattccGACCTCGGCGGTGGAATtacgttggaggcgaaattctagaggcctgtctactgtgcgatgtcagtgtacgttaaagaaccacagggtggtcgaaatttcttgagcccttcactacggcaccgctcATAGACTGTCCATGCGTTTGATGTAAATTGCGGGCAAGTCTCGTCTACAGTGCCACGTCAGCACTGGTTCGGCACTGGTAGATCGCATCCCTCTTTCCGGTGACACCGGTCCGAGGACCGGTCATTGATTCGGCGTCTTTCAGGCGTCGACCCAGGCCCCTAGTTCCGAGGACGGCAGAGCTTCGTGGACCACGGGCCGGTACGGACGCAAGTGGTCTCAACGCCTGATCGGTAGGCCTCGGGAACGAACGACAAACCCACGAACCACCTCGCATCGCGGCCGCCAAGGACATCCCCTTGCGTTTCTCTTGTGACTGTAGGAAGAATAAAAAGGGAAGCCTGAGTCGTGCCCACTGGCTCGAGATGAGCCACAATCGCTCGCTCTTGCGGACAGAAAGAGAATCGCGCAAAGCCGGAACATTCAGACCAAGGGCCCgcggtcagtggttagggcactcgactactgatccggagttcccgagttcgaacccgactgccgcggtcgcgtttttatggaggcaaaccgctaaggcacccgtgtgctgtgcaatgccagtgcacgttaaagatccccaggtggtcgagattttgccggagccctccgctacggcctgtccgccgatataagagacggatactgcgccatttccattccccaaaaaacccaatttcttcttcttcttcttcttcttcttcttcttcttcttcttcttcttcttcttcttcttcttcttcttcttcttcttcttcttcttcttcttcttcttcttcttcttcttcttcttcttcttcttcttcttcttcttcttcttcttcttcttcttcttcttcttcttcttcttcttcttcttcttcttcttcttcttcagtaatatggcacatacccacgttgGGGTTTAGCCAAGGTATAGAGTAATTCTGACccaggcttcttcttcttcttcttcaccccaggtatatggcacatacccacgcggtgggattggccaaggtgtagttgagtaaaaaaagaagtttccatggaagatgacaaaattgtagcagcaatcgtgaattttgaaaaatctgctcattcttcttcttcttcttcaccccaggtgtACGGCACaaacccacgcggggggattggccaaggtgtaaatgaataaacaaacaatTGTCAGTGGAAGATGACAAAATTGTAgaaccaatcgtgaattttgaaaaatcaatgaataaaaacaacagaacgatattgacagttaaataacagacagcattttggtgaaaaaagaagagctcgtagaactttaaaagaattagcacatcaacctagcAGTTGCAATtgtgtaatcgtggagaaacccacaaatagaacccaatgcaaattccttggcgttcgcaccaaacgataacaatactggcaaagataaagggagccctaacctggagagagggacctccaggtaaatctttctctgaagtgcgaactttgggcagtagaggagaaaaatggtctaaagattcaactttcccacatgcgtcacataggttcgtcggtatcaacccacacctgcatagatataaattcaaactttgaATCCTGCACCGCCACCGcatcattgttacctcacacagcctggatttacacgaacggacgttccaattatatgctaagtgctgatagtcagttttatttagtaagggatctcgtaacctggctgatatatgtaggaaccgctgaaacctggaaatcgccagcaggctgaaattcgggacgggatgtgtcactgacccgtcaagagccaaccttgctaagtaatcagccacctcatttaaatgaatacctgaatggccagggacccagacaaaacgggccaccttcaaagtgcatgggacaaaaaatctcAGGATATGGCTCAAAAAaccttcttgtgaagtgtcaagggagactaacactgacaaacaatcagcgtgaataataacatgagacacatggcatagAATTTTGTGAAGGTCTATTCctagagccaaaaattccgcaaagaatataggaataaaATCTGGGaggcggacagaatagctccatgccaaatcccgcgaaaagatgccaagtgcagctttttggcagttgacggaggcatcggtagcaagcaccgtatgatgggggtattcttctatgtgatccgagagaataccgtttaaaatgtttgcgggcatgtgtttcgcatgagatgggaagaggtggtcgaaatggaattccactgctgccagcgtgtcatcaacccactgcaaagaactgagatcaaaaccaatcggtgttaaaaggttcttcgttaacataatttgtggcatttgataccgtggccaatgaagagaaaagaataaggccggctgagacacaaaaccaggagtactgacatcagtcactgggtccatcaacctgaggaaagttcgcaccgtgagtatttgaaaacgggaagttagatcagggatacgggcttccagataaagcagggcgtttgaaactgatctTGGGAGACCacggcagaggcggagagcgcgtctttccagtaagattaagggtttaatcttgtagcttgcgctaccagagaacagaatgcaacccaattcaagtataggtcttacgtaggctttgtatagtaacaataatgtgtcgcggcgcatcccaaactttttattggcgattcttgtcagccggcctaaaGCACAttctcctttaaacgcattgttctccaatctaatgctgggtgataagtaacacccagatattttacggattccacttgtggaatctggagagagcgacggactaatgaaatgtgcaaaggcctgtctggaggaaataccaaaactccgcatttgtctacattcagggataaattaataccctgcaacaaTACTACAAgcgcatccaaatatccctgcagaatgtggtaaagggagtggatatccctggccgaggcgaaaaaactatgtcatctgcatacacaaaaactgttatatcaggacgaatggggatgccactgaccaatatattaaaaagcagaggggatagcaccgatccttgcggcacacctcttcattgataatatgtatttgaacatagggttccctcggcgcagtaaaagaatctgtccttcaaaAATTCAGATAttcacgcataaatgtaggttggaagAGGTAACTGAGCaggtctgttaagtaaaatagtatgctctacactgtcataggcctttgctacatcaagagtgaccaaagctgaaacttctcttctgcgtagcgggagccggattctgctctctagattcACATGCGTGGACcgtatagagcatccacgacgaaagccaatctgggctgagctgagaccgttgatgtcatgagcATGTTTTCTGAGGCGAGTGCGCACTACTCtgtctattaatttgactaaatttgaagtcagcgcaattggccgaatattatctaagacgacgtatccttttcctacatctttcattaataaaataattttcgccgtcttccaaatgcttgcaatacatgcattttccagagaagcattgaccatatctaagagagcgcttgtaaactcctgggctaaaattttaatcataccaacagtcaCCCCATCAGGTCCAGCAGCTGCAGGATGCAAagttgccaggactgagaggagctctgatgcgtcaacctcggtataatccgaaaagggtgaaattgtgcacaaagggacatTTCTCTGCACCTGGAAGCGTAACGctaatccctgagcaatacaatccaggctctcctgagccttttgtggtgataacactgttgaactgaTGGGAAGACGGacggcagaactcttgttacgtttcatgaatctatacagggctttccgatgacgaggatttgaaagatatgtgtttaaattttgattgtactcctccttggcttttgcaagtgttcttttgaaagatgcagagaagaatttgtaatttacccattagccggactctggttgcaggacagatTCTTTCAGGCcacttttctgcgacgataggccttctcacattcttctgtccaccaaggagacggctgtttatagaggctgctgcgggcacggcgaatattgagtggtctattgcattttgcaaaaatgaaaccgtctgctgcgctctgtcatcccggcttgtattaactatagaggcaagtgaggcggacatcagatttttataaattctGTGGTTGACACATTTATGGGTTACTCAACTACatttaagaggagataaccagatagtgaaagttataggaaagtgatcactagacgtacccgaatcctctgtcgaccaatcagtcacatctagcctgcctgctgataatgttaagtcaatggctgagagAGCAACTCCTCGCATAAAGgctatttctctagaattgcagcagcctacagcatttgcagacaaccacgaccagagaagctggccgcaggaatcagtacgacttccccagtcactatggtgagaatcaaaatctcctgcgatgaatGCACTGTTCGTGCCAGTCatcaagctgtctaaacagtctctcctgtgtacacctaaaggaaaatagacattagcaattgtaatatcaacacaatgaggaaatgaaattttgatcgctaaaagctcacagtcagggagaagaattttcttagagatagatgcctgatgacataaatttttagatagcatggttaccaatccacctcccctgccaacatttcgatctgacctgaaaactcgaaaggTTCTCATTGAAAATGTTTTATatggtgataaccacgtttcttgtaaaagtacaatatcaggcttatgcttgtgaataagtatgtctagatctggaagagaaggcaagacggaacggcaatttcattgtaacactttgatacctgccatgatacctgccggcacctcttctttcctttcttcttctttcattccctcctttatctcttcgcttacggcacggttcaggtgtccaccgaggtgtgagaccactgcaccatttccttcctcaaaaccaattttcatttttgtttccacgGATATCAGGTGGGTCACCTGATGATGCGAACAGAACGCACATCTCATTACTTAAGAGTCGTCTTGTGCTACGTATcttttccatgcactgcactAACACTACTGACTTTTTCTACGGGTCTGGGAATGGAGCCTTGCCAGGATAACACGAGCGCTTTATACGGCcaggcaaaacgcttaggcatGTTTCATTCTGCTGGCATTGCCAATGTGATAAATATTAGGACACTGTTCTGTCCACGCTCTCCCCATGCTGCCGTCTGAAAGCTCAAGGCGCTGCTGTCGGCTCCGGGCGCTGTTGTAGTTGACACGTCAGGTGACCGCTTATCATTCGTGGTAGCATAGGGGTCTGCGCCGCATCGTAGCTCACATAAAAGCCTTCCGCGAATTTTCACTTGAGCGGTTGCTTTTGTAGCTCACAAAAAAAGCAAAGTGCTCGGCTGGCGCGGCGAGTCGGCGGCAAAGCTACACACTTTGCACGTGCTCACGATCAAATCGGGTTCGTAGGGCCATTGGATTTGAAAaggtttattatcggcttgagctATAAACTGGCAGCGATCTCTTCGGCTCTTGTCACCACCTGTAcgtgggtttccaggtcggagctgagcaacaaggccTACCACCGGCTCGGGGGCGCGAACtgcttgagcgatattggtgagggatatctcggacagtcccagaagatgtgatctacggtggctttgccgccgcatttgctgcactccggcttaaatctatccgggtacacatgacttaggacagctggatttaGGGTGAGCTTTATGGCAGTCCATACAAGACGAGGGTATGACGATCCTTAACAACGTCGTGGGGCCAGCTcagtttctttctcttctttcctcgACCACGGCCCTCTTCATCGGTCTTCAatcttcagaaatgaaatgaaaatcatgCGACATATGGAATTAAAGATTATGCATATTTCGCGCTGCTCGTACAGATTCATAAAAAACACACGCGTtggaatgcaagaaaaaacactttTTAATGcttgggatgaaatgcttggtaaatgagtCTTTTGCCTCAAGTTGGAGGTCGTCTGACGAGGTTTATGCAACACTTGCGGATCTCTACTTTCCAGCATGACATTTTAGTGGAATCTTATAGCAGCAATCCGAACATTAAAATCACCTTGCGTCGGATATCTGCTATTGCTGGGATCAGGGGAATTCTGGAGAAGGGTAGttggtgcttactttctacgacacagattgacacagcgcaatgGAACGAGGACGAAAAGAAACACGAAACTCAGGAATCCATCCGCCTTTATTGGCCACCCATCTCGCTGACACGATCCGCGTCGCCTCTGCGCGGAGTCGCAATTTCGTCCAGGAAGAGGTATCGCCTGATGAGGCTCCAGCCGAACTCTCCCAACGTGTCCAGCTGCGGGCGGCAGTCCTCGCGAGGAAAGCAAACGACGCTCTGCTGGACCACGCCGGCCACTCGCATGAAATCGTCCAAGCCACGAAGGCCCGCGGCAGCAGCCCGAATCATCCAGGTCGCCTCGGCGTCGCTCACTGAAGCCAGCTCGGCGACGCGCCCTGGCAAAGCGACGTGGCCACGAACTCGTTCCAAGGCCTCGGCAGCGTACCTGCGGTCATCGTAGCCGTCAGAGCTACAGAGTGCTCTTCCACCATTTCCCGAATGCCTAGTCAGAACTGAGAGCGCCAGATTAGTAGGGCACTTCTTTGAGTTACGTTTGGTGCCATTTGGAGATTTCCTTTCAAGAACCCGCTGGACACTAGGCGTTGGACACTGACAACAGTAACTGCTTTCCGTGCAAAGATGCTCTTCGGTGCGGTCGCCATCGATGACAATTCGAAATTGCATTGAAGAATTATTTTGCCAATAGAAGCTCTCATCTCTCAATGTGGTGCTTCAATGCATGGACCTTTGGAGGCGTGAAAATATGCCAATATCAATATAGTGTATCAgaattcatcatcataatcagcataagcacgcccactgcagggcacaggtctctcgcatgtctctcaaattaaacCTGTTTTTTGCTAGCTGCGGCCTCCGTTTccccgctaacttcttaatctcatccgcccaattaactttttgccgccccctactacgcatGCGTTCTCTTAGAATTTACTTcgttacgcttaaggaccagcgcttatcttgacTAAATATTACATGCCgcgcccaagccaatttcttccttttgacttcgactaagatgtctt
This portion of the Amblyomma americanum isolate KBUSLIRL-KWMA chromosome 10, ASM5285725v1, whole genome shotgun sequence genome encodes:
- the LOC144108436 gene encoding uncharacterized protein LOC144108436, yielding MDREFRKNLFALQDTARRNSVLVTRAAQFVIGDRRDRYAAEALERVRGHVALPGRVAELASVSDAEATWMIRAAAAGLRGLDDFMRVAGVVQQSVVCFPREDCRPQLDTLGEFGWSLIRRYLFLDEIATPRRGDADRVSEMGGQ